The following coding sequences lie in one Flavobacterium cyclinae genomic window:
- a CDS encoding efflux RND transporter periplasmic adaptor subunit, with protein sequence MKNIFKLIALFALITSCKNEVVEEPQKEDGLITVTKEQFQSTQMELGTLASQDFNVTIKSSGKIDVPPQYKAKITPFIGGYVKTTKLLVGDKVTKGQVLLTLENTEYLDIQKDYVEVAEQINYLKSEFERQKTLYNEKITSQKNYLKAESEYRQAKGMYQGLREKLLLLNINPANVEKGNFTSVITLVAPISGDVTVLNANVGMFMSPSDVIMEIVDTNYLHLNLSIFEKDILKVKAGQDINFTIPEASKDNFLSKVQLVGKSIENKDRTISVFGVLNPTDKSKLLSGMFVEANIIIDSKKGFGIPIDALITEENKNFVLLLQENATNGDYIFKKTLVNIGEKSEQYVEILPNKNINENSKLLTKGVFDLTN encoded by the coding sequence ATGAAAAATATATTCAAATTAATCGCCTTATTTGCTTTAATAACTTCTTGTAAAAACGAAGTAGTAGAGGAGCCACAAAAAGAAGATGGATTAATAACAGTAACTAAGGAACAGTTTCAATCTACTCAAATGGAGTTGGGCACGCTTGCTTCACAAGATTTCAATGTAACTATCAAATCTTCTGGAAAAATTGATGTACCGCCTCAGTATAAAGCTAAAATCACTCCTTTTATTGGCGGTTATGTAAAAACTACAAAATTATTAGTAGGAGATAAAGTAACTAAAGGTCAGGTATTACTAACATTAGAAAATACGGAATATCTTGATATTCAAAAAGATTACGTTGAAGTGGCGGAACAAATTAACTATTTAAAATCAGAATTTGAACGTCAGAAAACCTTATACAACGAGAAAATTACGTCACAAAAGAATTATTTAAAAGCAGAAAGCGAATACCGTCAAGCAAAAGGAATGTATCAAGGGCTTCGCGAAAAATTACTGTTATTAAATATCAATCCAGCTAATGTTGAGAAAGGAAATTTTACATCTGTAATTACGTTAGTTGCCCCAATTTCAGGAGATGTAACGGTTTTAAATGCTAATGTGGGAATGTTCATGTCACCATCCGATGTTATTATGGAAATTGTTGATACTAATTATTTGCATTTAAACTTGAGCATTTTTGAAAAAGACATTTTGAAAGTAAAAGCGGGTCAAGACATTAATTTTACTATTCCAGAGGCAAGTAAAGATAACTTTTTATCAAAAGTACAATTGGTTGGGAAATCAATTGAAAATAAAGACAGAACAATTTCGGTTTTTGGTGTTTTGAATCCTACTGATAAATCAAAATTATTATCAGGAATGTTTGTAGAAGCCAATATTATTATCGACTCTAAAAAAGGTTTTGGTATTCCTATTGATGCTTTAATTACAGAAGAGAACAAAAATTTCGTACTTTTATTACAAGAAAATGCAACTAATGGTGACTATATTTTCAAGAAAACACTTGTCAATATTGGAGAAAAGTCAGAACAATATGTTGAGATTTTACCTAACAAAAATATTAATGAAAACTCTAAATTATTAACAAAAGGAGTTTTCGATTTAACTAATTAA
- the hisG gene encoding ATP phosphoribosyltransferase: MKTLKIAIQKSGRLHDESIQILKDCGISVYNGNDQLKVTASNFPLEVYYLRNSDIPQYLIDGVVDIAIVGDNLLVEKGQNIQIAEKLGFSKCKVSVAVPKSFNYNSIQDLNGLRVATSYPKTVVDYFSSKGITVDIHQISGSVEIAPNIGLSDAIVDIVSSGSTLFKNGLKEVEVILKSEAVLAVSPQISEDAKQVLSKLQFRIQAVLRSRKSKYILMNVPNDKISEISKILPVLKSPTVMPLAEEGWSSVHSVIDEDKFWEVIDQLKEAGAEGILVCPIEKMVL; the protein is encoded by the coding sequence ATGAAAACGTTAAAAATTGCGATTCAAAAATCAGGTCGGTTACACGATGAAAGTATCCAAATCTTAAAAGATTGCGGAATTTCAGTGTATAATGGTAATGACCAACTCAAAGTTACCGCTTCCAATTTTCCTCTAGAAGTGTACTATTTACGAAATTCAGATATTCCACAATATTTGATTGATGGAGTGGTAGATATTGCCATCGTAGGGGATAATTTATTGGTAGAAAAAGGACAAAACATTCAAATTGCTGAGAAACTAGGATTTTCCAAATGCAAAGTATCAGTAGCGGTTCCAAAGAGTTTTAACTACAACTCGATTCAAGATTTAAATGGATTACGCGTTGCCACTTCCTATCCAAAAACTGTGGTGGATTACTTTTCTTCGAAAGGAATTACTGTAGACATTCACCAAATCTCAGGTTCGGTTGAAATTGCCCCAAACATCGGACTTTCCGATGCGATTGTAGATATCGTTTCTAGCGGAAGTACTTTATTTAAAAACGGTTTAAAAGAAGTAGAAGTCATTCTGAAAAGCGAAGCCGTTTTAGCGGTTTCTCCTCAAATTTCGGAAGATGCCAAACAAGTTTTATCCAAACTTCAATTCCGAATTCAAGCGGTTTTGCGTTCGAGAAAATCGAAATATATTTTGATGAATGTTCCCAATGATAAAATCTCAGAAATCAGTAAAATTCTTCCTGTATTAAAAAGTCCAACGGTTATGCCATTAGCAGAAGAAGGTTGGAGTAGTGTGCATTCTGTAATTGATGAAGATAAATTTTGGGAAGTCATCGACCAATTAAAAGAAGCTGGAGCCGAAGGGATTTTAGTTTGCCCAATTGAGAAAATGGTATTGTAA
- the hisD gene encoding histidinol dehydrogenase, whose amino-acid sequence MKKIYNPQPETWSEICKRPTQTFSDVEETVKQIFKEVQQKGDKAIAKYASFFDGVTLENIQVSPEEIEIAKKEVSSELKEAIQLAKSNIEQFHAAQKTDKIVVETTVGVTCWQEKRPIQKVGLYIPGGTAPLFSTVLMLAIPAKLAGCQEIVLCSPSDKNGKINAAILYAADLCGVTKIYKVGGIQAIAGMTFGTETIPQVYKIFGPGNQFVTIAKQFASQNGVAIDMPAGPSELLVYADEKAIPSFVASDLLSQAEHGKDSQVILVTTNKNILNDVEEEIYKQLKELPRQEIAQVAIQNSKLIFVETEKTALSLINEYGPEHFIVCSKNEDYFVDGILNAGSIFIGNYTPESAGDYASGTNHTLPTNGYSKSYSGVNLDSFLKAMTFQKISNEGIQNIGKAIETMAEAEGLQAHKNAVTIRLK is encoded by the coding sequence ATGAAAAAAATATACAACCCACAACCCGAAACTTGGTCAGAAATTTGCAAAAGACCCACCCAAACATTCTCTGATGTAGAAGAAACGGTAAAACAAATTTTCAAAGAAGTACAACAAAAAGGAGATAAAGCCATAGCAAAATATGCCTCTTTCTTTGATGGTGTAACTTTAGAAAATATTCAAGTATCACCAGAAGAAATTGAAATTGCTAAAAAGGAAGTTTCTTCCGAATTAAAAGAAGCCATTCAATTGGCCAAATCAAATATCGAACAATTTCACGCTGCTCAAAAAACGGATAAGATTGTAGTTGAAACGACTGTCGGAGTTACGTGTTGGCAAGAAAAACGTCCAATTCAAAAAGTTGGATTATACATTCCAGGAGGAACAGCTCCTTTGTTTTCCACAGTTTTGATGTTAGCTATTCCAGCAAAATTAGCAGGTTGTCAAGAAATTGTATTGTGTTCGCCATCGGATAAAAATGGGAAAATAAATGCTGCAATTTTATATGCTGCTGATTTGTGTGGCGTAACTAAAATCTACAAAGTGGGCGGAATTCAAGCGATTGCCGGAATGACATTCGGAACAGAAACCATTCCACAAGTCTATAAAATTTTCGGACCTGGAAATCAATTTGTTACCATAGCGAAACAATTTGCTTCACAAAACGGCGTAGCTATCGATATGCCAGCTGGTCCAAGCGAATTATTAGTTTATGCAGATGAAAAGGCCATTCCAAGTTTTGTAGCTTCTGATTTATTAAGTCAAGCCGAACACGGAAAAGATAGCCAAGTAATTTTGGTTACTACCAATAAAAATATCTTAAATGATGTAGAAGAAGAAATCTACAAGCAATTAAAAGAACTTCCAAGACAAGAAATCGCCCAAGTTGCCATTCAAAATTCAAAATTAATATTCGTTGAAACCGAAAAAACGGCTTTATCATTAATTAACGAATACGGTCCAGAGCATTTTATCGTATGTTCTAAGAATGAAGATTATTTCGTTGACGGCATTCTAAATGCGGGCTCGATTTTTATTGGAAATTATACCCCTGAAAGCGCTGGAGATTATGCTTCAGGAACCAATCACACGTTGCCAACAAATGGTTATTCAAAGAGTTATAGCGGTGTAAATCTAGATAGTTTCTTAAAAGCGATGACCTTCCAAAAAATATCAAATGAAGGAATTCAAAACATCGGAAAAGCGATAGAAACAATGGCGGAAGCTGAAGGTTTACAAGCTCACAAAAATGCAGTTACAATACGATTAAAATAA
- the hisC gene encoding histidinol-phosphate transaminase has translation MILENLIRENVKKLSPYSSARDEFEQFTKPMIYLDANENPFSNGMNRYPDPQQKELKAIIADKNNVSKENILLGNGSDEVLDLIFRAFCEPNRDNIISLPPTYGMYGVLANINAIENREVLLNEEFQPNVEAILNAVDNNTKIIFLCSPNNPTGNSFTDASVIKILNQFKGLVVIDEAYIDFSNEVSWLTVLKDFPNLIITQTLSKAYAMAGLRIGILYASREIIAVLNKIKPPYNINGLSQETAVKKLLQSTMPTQVKKILVEKNKLIESLSKCEFVEKIFPSDANFILIKVDDANFRYQQFIENGVVVRNRSNQPLCENCLRISIGTKEETEQIIELLKTFNNAEKSIIYR, from the coding sequence ATGATATTAGAAAACTTAATCCGAGAAAACGTTAAAAAATTGAGTCCCTATTCCTCAGCACGAGACGAATTTGAACAGTTTACAAAACCCATGATTTATTTGGATGCGAATGAAAATCCGTTTTCCAATGGAATGAATCGTTATCCAGATCCACAACAAAAGGAACTGAAAGCCATTATTGCAGATAAAAATAATGTTTCAAAAGAAAACATTCTTTTAGGAAATGGCAGTGATGAAGTTTTAGATTTGATTTTCAGAGCTTTCTGTGAACCGAATCGCGATAATATCATCTCTTTACCGCCAACATATGGAATGTATGGTGTTTTAGCCAATATTAACGCTATTGAAAATCGTGAAGTTTTGTTAAATGAAGAATTTCAACCAAATGTAGAAGCCATTCTTAATGCTGTCGATAACAATACGAAAATCATCTTTTTGTGTTCTCCTAACAATCCAACAGGAAATTCTTTCACAGATGCATCGGTAATTAAAATTCTGAATCAATTCAAAGGGTTGGTGGTAATTGATGAAGCCTATATCGATTTTTCAAATGAAGTGAGTTGGTTAACGGTTTTAAAAGATTTTCCTAATTTGATTATTACCCAAACGTTGTCAAAAGCCTATGCAATGGCGGGTTTACGAATTGGAATTTTATATGCTTCTAGAGAGATTATTGCAGTTTTGAATAAAATCAAGCCACCTTATAACATCAATGGTTTGTCGCAAGAAACAGCAGTTAAAAAATTGTTGCAAAGTACCATGCCAACACAAGTAAAGAAAATATTGGTGGAGAAAAACAAACTCATTGAATCACTTTCAAAATGTGAATTTGTTGAGAAAATATTTCCTTCGGATGCCAATTTTATTTTGATCAAAGTAGATGATGCCAATTTTAGATACCAACAATTTATAGAAAATGGAGTAGTGGTTCGGAACAGAAGCAATCAACCTTTATGCGAAAATTGCTTACGAATTAGTATAGGAACTAAAGAAGAAACCGAACAAATTATTGAATTATTAAAAACCTTCAACAATGCCGAAAAGAGTATTATTTATAGATAG
- the hisB gene encoding bifunctional histidinol-phosphatase/imidazoleglycerol-phosphate dehydratase HisB, whose amino-acid sequence MPKRVLFIDRDGTLVLEPENYQLDSLTKLEFYPKVFQFLSKIAKELDFELAMVTNQDGLGTESFPEETFWPTQNFILKSFENEGVTFNEIFIDKSFPEENASTRKPRTGMLTKYLNNSDYDLENSFVIGDRITDVELAKNLGSKAIFIKNEANLGGNEIATSLEELQNVIALQTTDWQSIYEFLKLNERTASISRKTNETDIVITLNLDGTGKSNINTGISFFDHMLDQIARHGQMDLDIQVKGDLEVDEHHTIEDTAIALGEVFAKALGNKLGIERYGFCLPMDDCLAQVAIDFGGRNWLVWEAEFKREMIGQMPTEMFFHFFKSFTDGAKANLNIKAEGTNEHHKIEAIFKALAKAIKVAVKRDTEKMILPSTKGMI is encoded by the coding sequence ATGCCGAAAAGAGTATTATTTATAGATAGAGATGGGACTTTGGTTTTAGAGCCAGAAAATTATCAATTGGACAGTTTAACCAAATTAGAATTCTATCCAAAAGTGTTTCAATTCTTGAGTAAAATAGCCAAAGAATTGGACTTCGAATTGGCAATGGTGACCAATCAAGATGGTTTAGGAACTGAAAGTTTTCCTGAAGAAACGTTTTGGCCAACCCAAAATTTTATCTTAAAATCATTTGAAAATGAGGGAGTAACATTCAATGAAATTTTTATCGATAAAAGTTTTCCAGAAGAAAATGCGTCAACCAGAAAACCAAGAACTGGAATGCTAACCAAGTATTTGAATAATTCAGATTATGATTTAGAGAATTCTTTTGTAATTGGCGATAGAATTACCGATGTGGAATTGGCAAAAAACTTAGGTTCTAAAGCAATTTTTATTAAAAACGAAGCGAACTTAGGTGGAAATGAAATCGCAACTTCTTTAGAAGAATTACAAAATGTAATTGCGTTGCAAACAACTGATTGGCAAAGTATTTATGAATTTCTAAAATTGAATGAAAGAACAGCTTCTATTTCTAGAAAAACGAATGAAACAGACATTGTTATCACATTAAATTTAGACGGAACAGGAAAAAGCAATATCAACACTGGAATTTCCTTTTTTGACCACATGTTGGACCAAATTGCGCGTCATGGACAAATGGACTTAGATATTCAAGTCAAAGGTGATTTAGAAGTTGATGAACACCACACAATCGAAGACACCGCAATTGCTTTAGGCGAAGTGTTTGCCAAAGCGTTAGGTAATAAATTAGGCATCGAACGTTACGGTTTTTGTTTACCAATGGACGATTGTTTGGCGCAAGTAGCAATTGATTTTGGTGGAAGAAATTGGCTAGTTTGGGAGGCAGAATTCAAACGCGAAATGATTGGTCAAATGCCAACTGAAATGTTTTTTCACTTCTTCAAATCGTTCACCGATGGAGCAAAAGCGAATTTAAATATCAAAGCAGAAGGCACAAACGAACACCATAAGATTGAAGCGATTTTTAAAGCCTTAGCAAAAGCCATAAAAGTGGCTGTGAAAAGAGATACAGAAAAAATGATATTACCCTCAACTAAAGGAATGATATAA
- the hisH gene encoding imidazole glycerol phosphate synthase subunit HisH — MKIAIIDYGAGNVQSVLFALERLGFAGIVSNDWNTIKSADKVIFPGVGEASSAIKMLVDSGLDILIPTLKQPVLGICLGMQLMCKHSEEGNTNGLGIFDVNVVKFSNEVKVPQMGWNTIYNLKSPLFNGIKENEFMYLVHSYYASLSENTIATTNYEQEYSTALQRDNFFGVQFHPEKSGIFGEQILKNFLNL; from the coding sequence ATGAAAATAGCAATAATAGATTACGGAGCCGGAAATGTACAAAGCGTTTTATTTGCTTTGGAACGACTTGGTTTTGCGGGAATTGTTTCAAATGATTGGAACACGATAAAATCTGCGGATAAAGTCATTTTCCCAGGTGTAGGCGAGGCGAGTAGTGCTATAAAAATGTTGGTGGATAGTGGTTTAGATATATTGATTCCAACTTTAAAACAACCGGTTTTAGGGATTTGTTTGGGCATGCAATTGATGTGTAAACATTCGGAAGAAGGCAATACCAATGGTTTAGGAATTTTTGATGTTAATGTAGTGAAGTTTTCAAACGAAGTGAAAGTCCCACAAATGGGTTGGAATACGATTTACAATTTGAAATCGCCATTATTCAATGGAATTAAAGAAAACGAATTCATGTATTTGGTGCACAGTTATTATGCGTCATTGTCAGAAAACACCATTGCTACTACGAATTATGAACAAGAATACAGCACAGCATTACAACGTGATAACTTCTTCGGAGTACAATTCCACCCAGAAAAGAGTGGTATTTTCGGAGAACAAATTTTGAAAAACTTTCTCAACCTATAA
- the hisA gene encoding 1-(5-phosphoribosyl)-5-[(5-phosphoribosylamino)methylideneamino]imidazole-4-carboxamide isomerase, giving the protein MRIIPAIDIIEGKCVRLSKGDYETKKIYNKNPLEVAKSFEAHGIQYLHLVDLDGAKSNRIVNYKILEQIASKTSLKIDFGGGLKSDADLKIAFESGANQITGGSIAIKQPEVFKNWLQQYGADKIILGADAMNEKVAISGWLEESKEEVIPFIQSYQQEGIQYVICTDISKDGMLEGPSFELYQRILDFDLSNRAGQIERSREARLKLIASGGISTFDELPKLAELGCEGTIIGKAIYEGRITLKQLENYIINLTGF; this is encoded by the coding sequence ATGAGAATAATCCCAGCTATAGACATCATCGAAGGAAAATGCGTCCGACTTTCCAAAGGTGATTATGAAACAAAGAAAATATACAACAAAAATCCGCTTGAAGTGGCGAAATCCTTTGAAGCACATGGAATTCAGTATTTGCATTTAGTGGATTTAGATGGAGCAAAATCAAACCGAATTGTGAACTATAAAATATTGGAACAAATTGCTTCTAAAACGAGTCTAAAAATCGATTTTGGTGGCGGTTTAAAATCTGATGCCGATTTGAAAATCGCTTTTGAAAGTGGCGCGAATCAAATCACGGGTGGAAGTATTGCTATCAAACAACCCGAAGTTTTCAAGAATTGGTTGCAACAATACGGAGCAGATAAAATCATTTTAGGAGCTGATGCCATGAATGAAAAAGTGGCCATTTCAGGTTGGTTAGAAGAATCGAAAGAAGAAGTCATTCCTTTTATTCAAAGTTACCAACAAGAAGGCATTCAATACGTGATTTGCACCGATATTTCTAAAGATGGTATGCTAGAAGGACCAAGTTTTGAATTGTATCAAAGAATTTTAGATTTCGATTTGTCAAATCGAGCAGGTCAAATCGAGCGAAGTCGAGAAGCGAGATTAAAACTAATTGCCTCTGGAGGCATTTCAACATTCGATGAATTACCAAAATTAGCCGAATTAGGTTGCGAAGGCACCATCATTGGAAAAGCCATCTATGAAGGAAGAATTACCTTAAAACAATTAGAAAATTACATAATAAACCTGACAGGTTTTTGA
- the hisF gene encoding imidazole glycerol phosphate synthase subunit HisF yields the protein MLTKRIIPCLDIKNGRTVKGVNFVDLKDAGDPVELAKKYAETGADELVFLDISATEERRATLIDLVRKVAAAVNIPFTVGGGISSVADVDVLLRNGADKISINSSAVKNPDLIDEIAAKYGSQCVVVAIDAKQIDGNWIVHLVGGKVPTELNLFDWAKEVELRGAGEILFTSMNNDGTKYGFANDALAKLSEIVNIPIIASGGAGTIEHFAETFINGKADAALAASVFHYQEIEIPELKQFLKEKEISIRL from the coding sequence ATGCTTACAAAAAGAATTATTCCTTGTTTAGACATCAAAAACGGTCGAACTGTTAAAGGTGTCAATTTTGTGGATTTAAAAGATGCAGGTGACCCCGTAGAATTGGCAAAAAAATATGCTGAAACCGGTGCTGACGAACTTGTTTTCTTAGATATTTCGGCTACGGAAGAACGTAGGGCTACTTTAATCGACTTGGTTCGAAAGGTAGCGGCAGCAGTCAATATTCCGTTTACGGTTGGTGGTGGTATTTCATCTGTTGCTGATGTAGATGTGTTGCTTCGCAATGGTGCAGATAAAATTTCTATTAATTCTTCAGCCGTTAAAAATCCTGATTTAATTGATGAAATTGCAGCAAAATATGGAAGTCAGTGCGTGGTTGTTGCTATAGATGCCAAACAAATTGATGGTAATTGGATCGTTCATTTGGTTGGCGGAAAAGTGCCTACGGAATTGAATTTATTCGATTGGGCAAAAGAAGTTGAGTTACGTGGTGCAGGAGAAATCTTATTCACTTCCATGAATAACGATGGCACTAAATATGGTTTTGCTAATGATGCCTTAGCCAAGTTATCGGAAATCGTAAACATTCCCATTATCGCTTCTGGTGGTGCGGGAACTATAGAGCATTTTGCGGAAACTTTTATTAATGGGAAAGCGGATGCTGCTTTAGCGGCTAGTGTTTTTCATTATCAAGAAATCGAAATTCCGGAATTAAAACAGTTTTTAAAAGAAAAAGAAATTAGTATTCGATTATAA
- the hisIE gene encoding bifunctional phosphoribosyl-AMP cyclohydrolase/phosphoribosyl-ATP diphosphatase HisIE, which yields MKVNFNKTPDNLIPAIIQDNETKNVLMLGYMNQEALDQTLTTNKVTFFSRTKNRLWTKGEESGNFLELISIKEDCDYDTLLVKVKPVGPTCHTGLDTCWQESNNQEFGFLSKLENTIAKRKENVDAEKSYVASLFAKGINKIAQKVGEEAVEVVIEAKDNDNNLFLSESADLLFHYLILLQAKGFQLNDVVNVLKEREK from the coding sequence ATGAAAGTAAACTTCAACAAAACCCCAGACAACCTAATCCCAGCTATCATTCAAGACAATGAAACTAAAAACGTCTTAATGTTGGGCTACATGAATCAAGAAGCATTAGACCAAACCTTGACAACCAATAAAGTAACTTTCTTCAGTCGCACTAAAAATAGATTGTGGACAAAAGGTGAGGAGAGTGGTAATTTCTTAGAACTGATTTCTATCAAAGAAGATTGTGATTACGATACACTATTAGTGAAAGTAAAACCAGTAGGTCCAACTTGTCATACAGGTTTAGATACGTGTTGGCAAGAATCTAATAATCAGGAATTTGGGTTTTTATCAAAATTAGAGAACACCATTGCAAAACGTAAAGAAAATGTCGATGCGGAGAAGAGTTATGTAGCTTCTTTATTTGCAAAAGGAATTAATAAAATAGCACAAAAAGTAGGAGAAGAAGCCGTTGAAGTAGTCATTGAAGCTAAAGACAATGATAACAATTTGTTCTTGTCTGAAAGTGCCGATTTATTGTTTCACTATTTGATATTATTGCAAGCGAAAGGGTTTCAGTTAAACGATGTTGTGAACGTTTTGAAGGAAAGAGAAAAATAA
- a CDS encoding acyl-CoA thioesterase: MRFHTRKWVKPEDLNANGTLFGGKMLAWIDEEAALYSIVQLENSRVVTKYMSEINFMNSAKQGDIVEIGIDVVKFGTTSLILKSEVRNMMTRETIISIDNITMVNLGADGKPEPHGKTKIEFVEDRLNK, encoded by the coding sequence ATGCGATTTCACACAAGAAAGTGGGTAAAACCAGAAGATTTAAATGCCAATGGTACTTTATTTGGAGGCAAGATGTTGGCTTGGATAGATGAAGAAGCGGCTTTGTATTCGATAGTACAGCTAGAAAATTCTAGAGTTGTAACAAAGTATATGAGCGAAATCAATTTCATGAATTCGGCTAAACAGGGCGATATAGTAGAAATAGGGATTGATGTGGTCAAATTTGGAACCACGTCTTTGATACTCAAAAGTGAGGTGCGTAATATGATGACAAGAGAAACCATTATTTCTATTGATAACATTACGATGGTAAATTTAGGTGCTGATGGTAAGCCTGAGCCACATGGAAAAACAAAAATTGAATTTGTAGAAGATCGATTGAATAAATAA
- a CDS encoding site-specific integrase, with amino-acid sequence MNSKVTLHFYAKSTKANGNGLLPIYVRLTIDGKRFEYSTKKFIEPSKWSTELSKMKGNSEEARSINNLLDFTRNRINEIQFELLKDGVSLNIDEFKNRLLGIKERERLLISIFTEHNRKIKELVGSEYAPGTLERYETSLKHTKDFLQWKFRVSDIDIEKIDYAFITEYEFYLRTERKCANNTAVKYIKNFHKIINICLANGWLTKDPFANYKAKVKEVIREFLTEQEIQSLMEKEFVSERLELVRDIFVFSCFTGLAYIDVKQLTPDNIVLGIDGDKWINKNRQKTDTNSKIPLLPTAQYIMDKYSDYPVNKNKGTILPILSNQKMNAYLKEIATVCGINKELTFHIARHTFATTVTLSNGVPIETVSKMLGHTNLKTTQHYAKILDKKISEDMQVLKAKFNTNLQTQSKSMNY; translated from the coding sequence ATGAATTCAAAAGTCACATTGCATTTCTATGCAAAATCAACCAAAGCCAATGGTAATGGATTATTACCAATTTATGTGCGATTAACAATCGATGGAAAGCGATTTGAGTACAGTACTAAAAAATTTATTGAGCCATCGAAATGGTCAACTGAATTAAGCAAAATGAAGGGTAATTCAGAAGAAGCTCGTTCAATAAATAACTTACTTGATTTTACAAGAAATCGAATAAACGAAATCCAATTTGAATTATTAAAAGATGGCGTATCATTAAACATCGATGAATTTAAAAATCGTTTACTCGGTATCAAAGAACGCGAACGTCTACTAATCTCAATCTTCACAGAACACAACCGAAAAATTAAAGAGTTGGTTGGAAGCGAGTACGCTCCAGGAACACTAGAACGTTACGAAACATCTTTAAAACACACAAAAGACTTTCTTCAATGGAAATTCAGAGTTTCTGATATTGATATTGAGAAAATAGATTATGCTTTTATTACAGAGTATGAATTTTATCTTCGTACAGAAAGAAAGTGTGCTAACAATACAGCTGTAAAGTATATTAAAAACTTCCACAAGATTATAAACATTTGCTTGGCCAATGGATGGCTGACAAAGGACCCATTTGCAAATTACAAAGCAAAAGTCAAAGAAGTAATTCGTGAATTCCTTACAGAACAAGAAATTCAAAGTTTGATGGAAAAAGAATTCGTTTCAGAACGATTGGAGTTAGTTCGTGACATATTTGTTTTCAGCTGCTTTACTGGATTAGCATATATAGACGTGAAACAACTAACACCGGATAATATTGTTTTAGGAATTGATGGTGATAAATGGATAAATAAAAACCGCCAGAAAACCGATACAAATTCAAAAATTCCTTTATTACCAACCGCCCAATATATCATGGATAAATATTCTGATTATCCTGTTAATAAAAATAAAGGTACCATACTTCCAATATTGTCAAACCAAAAAATGAATGCCTATCTTAAAGAAATTGCAACTGTTTGCGGAATCAACAAAGAACTAACATTCCATATAGCGCGACACACTTTTGCAACAACTGTAACATTGAGTAATGGAGTTCCAATTGAAACCGTAAGTAAAATGTTAGGACATACCAATCTAAAAACAACGCAGCATTATGCTAAGATTTTAGACAAGAAAATCAGTGAGGATATGCAGGTCTTAAAGGCTAAATTTAATACTAATTTGCAAACTCAAAGTAAATCAATGAATTACTAA